CCGTTCGCGGGAGATTCACTGGCCCGAAGGTTTCAACCCGGAAACAGCCGACCTCTTTTCCCACAATGAGACCGTCATCCATGCGTCGTGCGAACGCGTATGGGACAACATAATCGATGCCACCAAATGGCCTCAGTGGTATCCAAATTCGAAAGATGTCCACATCATCGGTGACAGCCCCGTCCTCACTCGCGACTCCGTGTTTCATTGGACAACATTCGGCCTGCAACTGGAAAGCAGGATTCACGAATTCGTTCCGTACACGCGTATCGGCTGGTACGGCTATGCACCAGGTACTCAGCCCAGCTTCTACCACACGTGGTATCTCACGCCTGAGGGGAGCTCCTGTCGTGTAGCGATGGACGAAGTAGGTAACGGTGCCGCCCCAGCCCATCTACGCGAGACCGATGAGAGCCTCATGCACCGCGGCCATGATCTCTGGCTTGCTACGCTGAAGTGGGTTTCTGAAGAACACTAGCCATCGTGACGGCATCATTGCCAGCACTGACTACGAGCACAAGCAAATCGTAGAGAAAAACAACCGCCCCAGCAATCTGTAACGTTCGCCAATACAAGGGCGAATGTGATCGTGGGTTTCAGACGATCCCACCTTCGCTTGGGAGTTCTGATGGTGAAAGCTGGAAAGCTTGGTTTGATTATGCTCGGAGTGGCGGGAGTCGCCCTTGCATGCGCAATCCGTTACGCATGGCAACCCTCGATTGAGCCGCTGTTGGCCCCTGCACCGACTGGCGCCGACACGGCGCTGGTCGCCCACGGGGAGCAAGTCGCAGAAGTGGGTGACTGCATGTACTGCCATACCGCCAACCGTGAAAAACCTTTCGCAGGCGGCATGCCACTCGATACACCGTTCGGTGTGATCTACAGCACGAATATCACGCCCGATCCGGATACCGGCATTGGCCGCTGGCCGCTCGATGCGTTCACGCGCGCGCTGCGCGAAGGCGTTTCACGCGACGGCCATCTGCTGTACCCAGCCTTTCCGTATCCGCATTTCACGAAGATGAGCGACAGCGACATCGCTGCACTCTATGCCTATCTGATGTCAGTCGCACCAGTCAGCGCACCGGCGCACCCGAACGATCTGCGCTTTCCGCTCAACTTCCGGCCACTCGTGGCTGGGTGGAATCTGCTGTACCTCAAAACGGGCGAACTTCAGCCGCCGGACAGGTCGGAATCGCCGGCATGGCTGCGGGGCCGCTATCTCGTAGAAGGGGCTGCCCACTGCGCATCGTGCCACACGCCGATGAACGCGTTGGGTGCGGAAAAAAACGGCGAAGCATTCGCGGGCAACCTGATTGACAGCTGGAACGCGCCGCCGCTCAACGCACTGACACGTGCGCCAAAACCGTGGACCCACACACAGCTCGTCGACTACCTGCGTACCGGGCTCGCCTCCGAGCACGGCGCCGCAGCTGGTCCAATGCTGCCCGTCACGCAACACCTGGGCAACGCGCCGGAGTCCGATGTAGAGGCCATCGCCACTTACCTGATGTCGTTGCAACCGCCGCCCGCACCGGCGCAACCTGCATCCTCCCGCGAGAAAGCCTCCAGGACCGACGATGCAAGTGCACAGTCCATCCGTGGCGGGACCTTGTTCGCATCGTCGTGTGCCGGCTGTCATGCGAGCGAAGCGCCGATGCGCGAAATCGGTGGCAGCCCTGCGCTCGGGCTCAGCTCCGTCCTCACCTCCGACAGCCCACGCGATGCGATCCATCTCGTCTTGCAGGGCAATCCGTGGAACGGCTCTGCGACGGCGCATTACATGCCCCCGTTTGCCGACGTTCTCGACGACGACCAGGTCGACGACCTTCTCGCCTACCTGCGTACCCAGTATGCGCAGCGCCCCGTCTGGAAAGACGTATCCCGGACGACCGCCGCAATCCGCAAGGAGATTCCACAACCATGACCAAGCTCTCAGTCAACGGTGTCGAATACAACCTCGACGTCGACCCGTCCATGCCGCTTCTCTACGCGCTGCGAAATCATCTGAAGCTCAATGGAGCGAAATACGGCTGCGGGCTCGGACAGTGCGGCGCCTGCACAGTCGTCGTCAGTAAACGCGCAGTGTTTTCGTGCCTGATGCCTATCTCAGCCGTCAAGGACCGACCGGTGCTGACGATCGAAGGACTCGGTACCGTCGAGCGGCCGTCGCCGCTTCAGCAAGCCTTCATCGACAAGCAAGCGGCGCAGTGCGGCTACTGCATCGCCGGCATGGTCATGCGCGCACAGGCGCTACTCGAACAGAAGCCCGGCGCCACAGAAGTCGAGATTCGCGAACACATGCAGCCCAACCTGTGCCGTTGCGGTACCCACATGCGTATCATCGGCGCTATCGTGGAAGCCTCGCAGACAATGCGTGAACAACACCGCGCGCAGGGAGCCGATGCATGAACGTGCGTCCCCCCTCCAATCCGGACGCCCCCACGAACCCAGGCCGCCGACGCCTCCTCGTCGCCGGCTCCCTGACGGTGAGCTTCGCGCTGTTTCCTGCTGTGGACGTCATGGCCCAGCGGGCCACGGAAGACGCCGCACCCAATGCTACCAGCGCAGCATTGACCAGCTTGCCTGGCAACCTGGCCGGGACGCCCTCGCTCGATGCATGGATACGCATCGACGAACATGGTCATATCACCGTATACACAGGCAAGGCTGAACTAGGCACGGGAATCAGCACCGGTTTCATCCAGATCGCCGCCGAGGAGCTTCAGGTTCGTCCCGGTGACATTCACCTGATCACCGCCGACACGGGCTCGACGCCGAACGAGGGCTACACCGCAGGCAGCCACTCCACCGCGGACAGCGGTACAGCCATCATGCATGCGAGCTCGCAAGTGCGTGTCCTGTTGCTGGAATCCGCCGCCGGCAAGTTGGGCGTGTCCGCCGATACGCTGCAGATCCGCGATGGGACGATCGTCGCGCCGGATAACCGCAGACTCACGTTCGGCGAGGCAGTCAGCGGTCTCAACCTGCACCGTAACGCCGTCGCGCAGTCGCAGTTGATCGCGCCGGCTCGACATCACGTCATCGGGCAGCCGATACAGCGCATCGACATTCCCGGCAAAGTCACCGGTGGAGCGAGCTACGTGCAGGACATGCGCCTGCCCGGCATGCTCCACGCAAGGGCGGTGCGCCCTCCCTCGTATGGCGCCAGGTTGATTTCCATCGACAACGCGGTGGAAATGATGCCGGGTGTCGTCAAGGTTGTCCGCGACGGCAGCTATCTTGCCGTGGTCGCCGAGGACGAATGGCAGGCGATCCAGGCAATGCGTGCGCTCGAGCGGACCGCCCGCTGGGACACCTCCGCGAAGCTGCCGACGCCAGCGACAATCTACGAGACGCTGCTCACGCTCCCGCGGCGGGAAATTCAGGTGGCCGAGCAACATGGTCCGGCGCAACCTGCCGTGCGAACGCTGCACGCCAGGTTCACGAAGCCGTATCTGTCCCACGGATCGATTGGGCCGTCGTGTGCCGTCGCGCATCTTGATCAGGGCAAGATGACCGTGTGGACGCACGCACAAGGCGTATTCCCGCTGCGCGGCGGGCTCGCGGAGATGCTCGGCATGAAACCGGAATACATCCGCTGCATCCACGTTCCCGGCGCCGGTTGCTACGGCCACAATCCCGCCGACGATGCCGCCGCCGATGCCGCACTCATCGCACGGGCCGTTCCCGGCCGACCGATACGTGTCCAATGGATGCGCGAGCAGGAACATACATGGGATCTGTTCGGGCCAGCAATGGTGACGGACGTGCGCGCATCGCTCGACGCGACCGGCCACGTGATCGACTGGCAATATGAAATCTGGAGCAACACGCACAACTTCCGTATCGACAACGCGGGGCGATTGCTCGGCGCGCAATATCTCGCGCAGCCCTTTACGCCTGCCCCGCCCCAACCCATCCCGATGCCGGAAGGCGGCGGCGACCGCAACAGCATACCGCTCTACAACTTCCCGAATTTCAACATCCAGCACCACTTTCTGCCGGACATGCCACTGCGAGTCTCAGCCCAGCGCGGACTCGGCGCCTTCCAGAACATATTTACGATCGAGAGCTTCATGGATGAGCTGGCCAGCGCGGCGCAGGTCGATCCTGTTGAATTCCGGCTGCGACATCTCGACAACGCTCGTGGTCGTGACGTGATCGAGCTGGCAGCGCGGCAGTTTGGCTGGAACCCGAAGCACGCGCGACGCCCGGGCCACGGTGTGGGGTTCGCGTTCGCACAGTACAAGAACCTGATGAGCTATCTGGCGATCGCCGTCGAACTTCGCGTCGTGCCGGAAACCGGAGCCGTGCAGATCGAACGAGCCGTCGCGGCGCTCGACTGTGGCCAGATCGTCAATCCGGACGGCGTGCGTAACCAGGTCGAAGGTGGCATTCTGCAGTCGGCCAGCTGGGCACTGTATGAGCAGGTGCAATACGACAGCGAACGTATCCGAAGCTTCGACTGGAGCGGCTATCCGATCATGCGGTTTTCCGAAGTGCCGCTGCACGTCGAGGTGCATCTCATCGACCGGCCCGGTGCACCGTTCCTGGGTACCGGGGAGGCGTCGCAAGGACCGACGTCTGCGGCTGTCGCCAATGCAATTGCTGACGCAACCGGCAAGCGGATCCATGATATGCCCCTGGCAGCCGGCGGCCGACTACGAGAATTCACCATCTGACCGCCTGATCCTGATCAACCGTCGCGCTGCAAAAAACGCGAGATGGTTTCCCACCCCGCGTGCGGCCGTTACGCCAGATCGAACTGCAAGGTGCCCAGCTTCTCTATCGTACTTTCGATCTGGTCGCCCGCCTTAAGCCAGACCTGCTGATCCTTCGGCTTGCCGAGGATAACGCCAGGGGGCGTACCCGTGAAAATAATGTCACCCGGCTCGAGCGCGAATAGCTTCGACGTATAGGCGATCATTGCCTGTGTATTGAAGATGAAACGACTCGTGTTGCTCGATTGCCGGACCTGGCCGTTGATCCGGGTTTGAAGCGAAAGGTTGTTCGGGTCGCCGACGAGATCGGCTGACACAAAATATGGCCCGATCGGCGCGAAGCCATCTAGCGTCTTGCCGACCATCCACTGGCCCCCCGTATCCATCTGCAGATCGCGCGCCGAGAAGTCATGGCCCACCGCATAGCCGGCCACGTAGTCAAGCGCGTCTGCTTCGGTCACGTTTCGTGCGGTCTTACCCATCACGATGAGCAGTTCCGTTTCATAGTCGAACTGGTAGGACACTTCGCGCGGCGGCAACTTGATCGTCGACCGGTGAGCTGCGAGCGTGTTGTTGTACTTGTTGAACAGAATGGGTACTTTGGGTAAAGCTTCGTGCGTCTCCTCCGCGTGCTCGCGATAATTCAATCCGACGCAGACGATCTTGCCGGGCGAAGTAAACAGTCTGCCGTATCGTATAGACGATTCTTCACGGTAAGCGGACGCCGCGGCCGGATTGCGAGCCGCTGCGGCGATCAGCGATGTCAATTCTGCGCCATTACCGTTACGTAGCAACGCTTCGAGCGTCACAGGGACGTTCGCGTTAAGCAATGCGTTGGCCTTAGCCACATCGAGGATGCCGTTTGGAGTTTTGACGCCGAGCGTTTCGGAACCATCGGGCTGATGAATGGACAGCAGCGTCACGCCGCGCGGCAATGCCGATGAGCGCGAAGCGCCAGCCAATGCAGCAGTATTTCCCTGCGCCAACACAGACTTTGTTGTCAGGGCCGAGGCGGCGAGAGAAAGCGCGCCTACAGTTTTGATCATTGTTCGTCGATTCAGCATGTCAATCTCCTTGGTTAAGGTCAGTCTGGTGCCATGTACGATATTGAGTTCCGCTTTCACAGCGACGACTGCACGAGTGCGCCATTAGCTGGCAAGCGCATTTCATCGCGCCCATTATGTTAAATCCGACCTCCGATCGGCCCGGACTTTCTCAGCCATCGCCAGTCAACACAGATCAGTAACAACGCCGAGAGAGCGGTTGCCGTAGCTGCCGCAAACGCACAGGGTATGCCGTAGGATCGTGCGACCGCACCGGCACCGGGACCCGCAATCGCGAGCCCCAGATCGAAGCACGCCAGATAGGCACCTATCGCGAGACCCCGGTTTTCGCCGGGCACGCGCCTCATTGCCTCAACGCCGAGAGAGGGAAAGACAAGCGAGTAACCCAGCCCGGTGATAGTGGCTCCAGCCAGCGCGATCAAGGGGTCATTTGCCCAGCCGATCAGTCCAAGCCCGATGGTCTCTGCAAAGAGTGAAGCAAGACCCGTTTGATACCCACCCAGCCGGTCAGGAAGGCCACCCAGGACGAGACGCATCACAATATAGGCAGCGCCAAAGGCCGCAAGCGCGAAACCCGCATGAGGCCACGCCGCCATGCTGTAGCGTAGCGGTAAAAACGCGCTTATCGTGCCTACGCCGGAGGACGCCAGTGCCATGCCGAGTCCGGGTACCCATATCATGCGCAACACGCGTAAGAAGGAAGTACGCTGGGCGATGCGTTCGACGGCGAAGGCTTGCCATGTGCTTGCAGCCGCTGCGCCAAGAAGTGGGGCAAGGACCGCGCAAGCCGCGACAGCACCGAAGCCAGCGGCACGATAGATTGCCAACCCCAGCGGCGCGCCGACAGCCAGTGCTGCGTACATCGCGATGCCTGACCACGCCATCGCCCGACCTGCATATTCCGAACCGACACGACCGATACTCCACGCAGCCAACGCGGTAATGAAAAGGCTTTCTGCCAAACCGAGAAGCAAACGCCCAAGGCAAAGTAGCGCGAGACTCTCCCCCGGGTGCTGAACCAGGACAGCGGCGAGCAGATAAAACAAACCCGCTAAGGACGCGAAAAGGAGCCCCACCAGCGAGGTCAGCTTCGGGCCACGGGTATCCGACAGCCGACCGGCATACTGGCGCGTCAGAAGCGTAGCGAGTGACTGCAGACCAATTACGCCGCCGACAACAAGCGTGCCGAAACCTAGTCTTTCATGCACATAGAGCGACAGCACGGGTAACGGAAGACCAACCGCGAGAAAGCCCAGAAACGCTACCGCAGAAAACGGTACCAGTTGCCGGACCACGTGCGCTTCCTTGAGCATAGACAGAATCCTGAACAGCAACGGTGGCAACGGATCGCATGGACGCAAGAAAAATCATGGGTCTACCATGACCACTCTATTGCGACATTCGCTGTATCAGACGTTCGAGTGCCCGATCGATCGTGATAGAACCCTTCCGTATCGCAGACTTGTCGCCGTCGAACTCGATCCATCCTTCGTTGAAGCCATCGAGCATGCGTATACGTGGTTCGGGATTGGACGCGCCCTGCGAGCGGAACAGGTCGGCCCACGTCTGCCTTGGTACCACCTCCGCGCGCACCGGCCGTGCGAGCAACTTGCCGAGCGCAATCGCGATTTCGGTCGGCGTCACCCGTTGCGGTCCTTCAAGCTGCACAACACGCTGTATCGCGTCGTCCTGTTGGAGCAGTTCCGCCGCGACCTGTCCGATGTCCTCAGTGGAAACCATCGGTACCGGCTTGTCGAGCGGCTGCAGAAAGCTGGCAATCGTTCCGGTTGTCATGGCCGTCTGAATGTCGCGCGCCGCATTCTCCATGAACCATGCGGCACGCAAAAACGTGACGGATACCGGGAGCGCGATGAGGCTCCGTTCCATGATCCCAAGCTTGCTCAGCAAGTTTGACTGTGTCGCCCGCGCACCGATGGTTGACAGACAGACCACCCTCTGAGGGAGTGTCTCCTCGAGCGCACGGCGAATGGACGTCACCATCCTGACCGTCTCGGGAAATCCGTCTGCCTGATCGAAATTCGACGGCAGCATGACAAAGACCCCTCTTGAGCCGTGGAACGCGGTGACCAGTGACTTCTGATCGTCCATGTCGGCGACACACACCTCACATCCACGCTCCGCCCAGGCGGATCCCTTTTCCTGACTGCGCACGATCGCGCGAACTGGCTGGCCTGTGGCAAGAAGCGATCGGGCCACTGCTCCGCCGACCTTACCGGTTATTCCGAGAACCGAAAACATGTGTCACCCTACGAAGGATTGTCGAAAAGTGCTGCCATCGTGACTACAATGTCAGCCAGGAAAGTGGAACCAGACAGGCAAGCTTGGCTACCCCCAATTACGTGCGTCGATTACGACGGTCGCGCCAGGCCCGCATAAAATGCGTCGGCATCGCGCGCGAGCATGGCCTTGATCTCGGCGCTACGCGCGTCGGCACACACTTCGCGCTGGTTACTGGCAACGCCCGCAATCGCGCTACGTGCGATATCATCCGCGCTTGTTTTAGAAACGCCCAAGGACGCCGCCATATCCGTATCGATAAAGCTCGCATAGACACCCACGACCAGCGTGCCCTGTGCCGCCAGCTCCAGGCGCAGCCCGTCTGTCAGCGCGCGTTCAGCTGCCTTCGATGCACAGTAGGAACCGTTCATCGGATGCGTAAACCAGCTGACGACCGAAAGCATATTGACCAGCGCCCCGCCACCGTTATTACCGAGCACCGGCGAAAACGCACGGCACATGTTCAGTGTTCCGAAGTAATTTGTCATCATTTCTTCTCGCGCAGCCTCGATTGACGGCGCGGCGATGAACGGGCTCATCCGCATAACACCCGCATTGTTAATCAGCAGCGTTACATCGCTACATTGCCGGGCCGCTGCGGTGACAGTGTTGGGATCTGTGATGTCAAGTGCAACTGGAACCACACCGGGATCAGTGATTTTCGAGGGATCTCTCGCGCCGGCATAGACCTTTACCGCTCCAGCCTGAAGGAGTACTTGCGTGAAGGCACGCCCCAGCCCACGATTGGCACCGCTCACTAGCGCGGTTACCCCTTTGATCTGCATAGCCGGCTCCTGCTGTAGTTCGACGCCGCCGAGTATAGGGTTCCTCATCTGATTCAAAAAGCGCATCCGTGTCAAAATCACCGTGACACAAATTCATTGATCACTATGGCCTTCGATACACGTCTGTTGAATGGTATTGGCGTTCTCGCCGCAGTCGTCGAGAGCGGCAGCTTCGTGCACGCCGCAGAAGCACTCGGTGTAACCGCCTCTGCGGTCAGCCGCGCGGTGGCCCGGATGGAACAGCGCATTGGAATACGGCTATTCGACCGCACGTCCCGCGCGGTCAAGCTCACCGACGAGGGACAGCGCTTCTACGAGCGCGTCGCGCCGCTGCTAGCCGAAATGGAGGACGCAGCGACCGAGACGGCAGGCTCATCCGTCAACGTTCGGGGACGACTGCGCGTCAATGTAGACCCCTGGTTTGCCCGCTTCATACTGGCGCCCAAACTCGAGAAGTTTCTGTCAGCGCAACCATCGCTCCACGTCGAGCTGGCGATTCGTGACAGGCTCGGGGATCTGGTCGCGGAGGGTTTCGACGCGGCGGTACGCTTTGGCGTACCTGAAGCGTCATCGCTCGTGGCACGCCCGCTTCTGAGTACCCGCATCCTGACCTGCAGTTCGGCCGCCTATCTCGCGCGGCACGGTCGACCCGCGCATCCGCTCGAGCTCGCCGACGGTCGATACGAATGCCTGTTATTCCGGGATTCGTCGACCGGTCGGCCATTTCCGTGGGAGTTCCATCGCAATGGCGAAGTGCTAACTGTGCCCGTATCGGGACGGTTGATCGTCAATGATCTCGCGACAAAGCTGAGCGCTTGCGCCGCTGGTCTGGGTATCACACAGACGATGGAACTCGGGGCGCACCAATGGCTCGGCGACGGCAGCCTGGTCGAACTGTTTCCGGAATGGGCTCAGGAACAGTTACCGCTCTATGTCTATTACCCGTCGCGCCGACTGGTGTCGGCCAAGATGCGGGCATTCATCGACCTGCTGACAGCGGACATTGGCTAGCGTCAGGCATCTTGCAAGCCGGACGACGCGCTTCCGCTTGTTCAGATCCGCCGTGCGGCCCGCCGTATGGCGAGTAGCCACTCGCAGACGTTAGCTGCAATACGTGCCGGTAGCACCGGCTTACGCATCCTGGCGATTCGTTCAATGACAATCCGGCATCTATTAGATGACTTCGATGTTATTCAAGTTTGATCTATTTTTGTCCAGAATCTATTCCGAACGATCCGTTCCTTTCTTAACCCGCGTAAAGGAAATTTGCCATGAACTTCCGCCAAATCACCCTGGTCGTCGCGGCTGTGCTCGTCTTTCCGATCGCCAGCCATGCCCAGGAAACCTCCTCCACCGTAACCCGTGCCCAAGTGCGCGCCGAACTCGTTCAGCTCGAAAAGGCCGGCTACATGCCGAGCCGCGCCAATGATCCTCACTATCCGGACGACATTCAGGCCGCCGAGGCCAAGATCAGCGCACAGCGCAACACCTCTGCTAACGTCGAAAGCAGTTTCGGTGGTGTGCAGAACGGCTCCGAGGCATCGGGCAGTCCCACCGCCGTGATCGGCCTGGGTTCACTTTATACACGTCCCTGAGCGACCTGCCGTCCGGCCTGAAAGTACCCGCACTTTCCCAGGCCTCGAAGGCCTGGATGCGTAGGGCCTGCTTTCCTTTGCGTCGGTGTGCTAACGGCAATGCAAGAAGGTCTCGCACCTGTTTAAGCGGGAAGGTGCGCCGGCAGATGCGTACTCAATGTTTGACGACGTTGAAGACGCGTGTGCGGCGCATCGGCCACGACGTGACGCCTTCAAGTCGATTGCTGACGATTCGCAGGTCCGGCGTGTCGTACAAAACGATCATCGGTACATCGGCGATCATCATTTTATGCAACTGCTCAAACGTCTGTCCGCGCTCAGACGCATCAGTCACGCCGCGCAGGCTCTGCAGAAGCTTGAGTGCTTCTGGATTGTTCCACTGTGCCATCGGCGACTTGGCTTTGTCCCCCAATATATCGCTGAACATCATCGCCGGGTCGGTTCTTGCCGAGTAAGCGAACGACATGATCTGAAAATGTCCGGCACGAAAATCGGCAACCTGCTTGCCCCAGTCGACCACGTCGAGTTCTGTCGAGATGCCTGCTTTTCTCAGCAGTGACTGAACGTAAACCGCCAGTGAAAACATAAACGGAAAGCGATGATTCGTCTCGATCTTCAACGTCTGTCCGTGATAGCCCGCCTCTGCAAGCAAACGCTTCGCTTCCCCAATATTTTGCGAGAACCCGACCCGGTCGCCGGGCCCGAACACACCACTCGTCTCCGGTACCAGTGATGGACTGTAGTGCGCACGACCATCGGTAACGGCATTCACAATGGCGGGAAGATCCAGTGCAAGCGCGATTGCACGACGAACCCGCGCGTCTGCAAGCGTTGGGTCCTGGCTTTGCATCAGTAACTCGACGGGATCGGCACTGGGGCCCACGATGACACGCCATCTGGGGTCGCTCCCGACGAGCCCGTCTCCGCTCACCGACATCATGTCGACTTGCCCGGCGACGACCGCAACCTTTTGTGCCGCCTCGTCCGGGATGACGACAAATCGAGCGTCGTCGTACGCGACCTTCGCGCCCGCAAGACCACTCGGCGGTTCGCCTCTCGGGCGATATTGCGCAAATCGCTTCAGCAGAATGTACTGTCCGCGTCTCCAGTCCGCAAATATGTACGGACCTGTTGCGACGGGGCGAAGCCAATGCCCGGAGCTGTCGACGCTTGATGGGCTAAGGATTGCCAACTGACAGTGCGTGTCGACCATGTCTTTGAGGAACAGTTCGTTCGCTCTGTCCAGTTCGAACACCACGGTATAGGCATCGGGCGTCCGCACGCCGACGACCTTGGCACCTCGATGCCCGTCGTAGTTGCCACGGCACATGAATCCATTTTCTGGCCTCATCAGGAAGTCGAAGCTCCACTTGACCGCGCTTGACGTGAATGGCGAGCCGTCGTGAAACACCACGCCATGCCGGAGATGAAATGTGTAGGTCCGAGCATCTGAAGAGATGTCCCAACTGTCCGCGAGCATCGGGCCAATGCTGAGATCGGCACGTAGCGCTACCAGCGACTCGACAACGTTGGCCAGAACATTGTCGGTCATGGTATTGCGTGCGATATTGCCTGGCATCGAGGTAGGTGTGTCGGTGCCCTCCGCGACGCGGATTTCAGGTGTCCCGATCGCGGTCGACGAAAGCGTGCGCTGCGTTTCCGCTTTCGCGAAGACGGGAAGCACAATAGCGACGACGGCAGCCCCAATCCGGCAAAGAGTGGTCAGTCTGGACATTAAGATCAGGCAATTGAGGCAGGATGAGGTCCCCGCTTGCTGGCGAGTACACGCGCGAAGAATGCCTGGACTGCCGGAATCACCTCTGCGGATCGATGCGTGGCGTTCTCGACTTCTTCCAGCGCAACGTTGATCCCATGCAACTCAAAGCTGTTCTTGAGCGACTTCAGTCTCTCGGGACGCGTACGGCCCGCGTCGTTCGCGCCGGGCATATAGTGCGCGCCGTCCGGTTGATGGGTAATCTCCCAGATCTCGATATCGGCTTTTCCGACCACCATGTGAATCGGGACTTTTCTCAACGCCTCCACATCGATCTTTTTCCCGAAATGGGACTCGACGTCACGCGTGCCAGTCCACCAGTCACGGGTCGGATCAAGCAGCGTGACCGAGCCAGGCGCGCCGATCGATGCGGCCCATAGCCTCCCAGGATGCAGCAGGCAAAACCGGTTGGCAAACTGGCCACCGCCCGAAAATCCAAAGAGCCCAAATGTCTCCCATCTGCGTTGATACTTCTTCTCGATCTCGGCGATCATGTCCAGCAGCAACTGGTCGTAGCGGATCGTTCCTTCGCGTAGCTGCTTATACCCGTCACGATTGTCGTCGCCGCAAACGTTGGCGGGAAACAGAGGACTCAGAACGACACAGTTGTGCGACTCCGCGAACTCGGAAAAACGATCTCTGAAGCCCTCCATTCTGCGGTTCGACCCATGAACGACGACGATGAGGTCAATAACAGACTCAGGATCGAGAATGCTCTTCGGCACGTAAAGGGTATAAGCGAAGCGCGGATCCTTCGTATGCGAATAGACGGTGGTGTTCCCGAAGTTGTACATGCGATCCGAGCGCGATGCCGATGCAGACGTTTTTGTTGTGTCAGAGGTATCCATGACGTTTCCCTTTTGCTGATGCGGAGAGTATCGTATTGGTCAATTCAAAAAAAAAGCTAAATTTGCTTTATTTGAATTAAACAATTTCTTTCCAATCAGGTGTTGCTGAAAACGCAGAGTCCGTTGATCGAAGGGAGATACCCATGAGCACATTGAGGTTCCTCAGAACCTTCGTTGCGATTGCCGAACATGGAAGCTTCGCTGCCGCGGCTGAACGTGTCGCGCTGACGCACGCCGCTGTCGGCCAGCAGATGCGTGCACTGGAGAGCGAACTCGGCCGGCCTTTGTTCAGTCGGGAGAAGCGCTCAATCACGCTGCGCCCAGAGGCTTACCAGTTGCTTCCGCAAGTCAGGCAGTTGCTGGCCGACTATGAAGGGATCGTTGCAGGCGACAAAACTGAAAACAATGTTGCCGGGCACGTTTCGATAGGCGCGATCGTCTCCGGGATGGGGTTGCTTTCGAAATGCCTGGTCGAGGTTGCGCAGGTTCATCCCGCACTCGAGGTTACTTTGGCGACCGGACGATCGAGCGATCTGATCGTTCGGGTAGGGTCGGGCGAGCTGGACGCCGCGGTTGTTATTGAAGACAGTCGCCGGCCCTTTCGCGGTATCGGATGGACTCACTTGTATGATGAGCCACTCGTCCTGCTTGCAAATCGTGGACAGATCCGTCGCAAGGACGACTTTGATAGCCTGTTGGAAACATCCCCGTTCATTCGCTATGACAGGGCTACGGCAACCGGCGCGCAGATAGAGCGACTATTGCGTCGGGTGGGCACAAGACCACGGCAGATTCTGGAGCTAGACTCGATTCTGGGGATCAGCGAACTG
Above is a genomic segment from Paraburkholderia phenazinium containing:
- a CDS encoding LysR substrate-binding domain-containing protein: MSTLRFLRTFVAIAEHGSFAAAAERVALTHAAVGQQMRALESELGRPLFSREKRSITLRPEAYQLLPQVRQLLADYEGIVAGDKTENNVAGHVSIGAIVSGMGLLSKCLVEVAQVHPALEVTLATGRSSDLIVRVGSGELDAAVVIEDSRRPFRGIGWTHLYDEPLVLLANRGQIRRKDDFDSLLETSPFIRYDRATATGAQIERLLRRVGTRPRQILELDSILGISELVRQGVGVAIVPMLAHSGWHKDPALRVFPVPDGIYSRRVGMLEPSRKGHITGIIRQHLVGIMGNPC
- a CDS encoding hydrolase; the protein is MDTSDTTKTSASASRSDRMYNFGNTTVYSHTKDPRFAYTLYVPKSILDPESVIDLIVVVHGSNRRMEGFRDRFSEFAESHNCVVLSPLFPANVCGDDNRDGYKQLREGTIRYDQLLLDMIAEIEKKYQRRWETFGLFGFSGGGQFANRFCLLHPGRLWAASIGAPGSVTLLDPTRDWWTGTRDVESHFGKKIDVEALRKVPIHMVVGKADIEIWEITHQPDGAHYMPGANDAGRTRPERLKSLKNSFELHGINVALEEVENATHRSAEVIPAVQAFFARVLASKRGPHPASIA